The proteins below come from a single Balaenoptera ricei isolate mBalRic1 chromosome 17, mBalRic1.hap2, whole genome shotgun sequence genomic window:
- the CA1 gene encoding carbonic anhydrase 1, whose protein sequence is MASPDWGYDGENGPEQWGKLYPIANGNRQSPIDIKTSETKHDASLKPISVSYSPDTAKEIINVGHSFHVNFEDNDNRSVLKGGPLPESYRLHQFHFHWGVKDDYGSEHLVDGVKYSAELHIVHWNSAKYSSFAEAASQADGLALIGVLVKVGQANPNLQKVLDALKAVKTKGKKAPFTNFDPSVLLPSSWDYWTYLGSLTHPPLYESIIWIIFKENISISSEQLAQFRSLLSNVEGDKEVPIKHNNRPPQPLKGRTVKASF, encoded by the exons ATGGCAAGTCCTGACTGGGGATATGACGGTGAAAATG GTCCTGAACAGTGGGGCAAGCTGTACCCCATCGCAAATGGAAATAGACAATCTCCCATCGACATCAAAACCAGTGAAACCAAACATGATGCCTCTCTCAAACCTATCAGTGTCTCCTACAGTCCAGACACAGCCAAAGAAATCATCAACGTGGGACATTCCTTCCATGTAAACTTTGAGGACAATGATAATCGATCAG TGCTGAAAGGCGGTCCTCTCCCTGAAAGCTATAGGCTCCATCAATTCCATTTTCACTGGGGTGTCAAAGATGACTATGGTTCTGAGCACTTAGTAGATGGAGTCAAATATTCTGCAGAG CTTCATATAGTTCACTGGAATTCTGCGAAGTACTCCAGCTTTGCTGAAGCTGCCTCACAGGCTGATGGTTTGGCACTTATTGGTGTTTTGGTGAAG gtGGGTCAGGCCAATCCAAACCTGCAGAAAGTACTTGATGCCCTAAAAGCAGTTAAAACTAAG ggcAAAAAAGCCCCATTCACAAATTTTGACCCCTCTGTTCTCCTTCCTTCATCCTGGGATTACTGGACCTACCTTGGCTCTCTGACTCATCCTCCTCTTTATGAGAGTATAATCTGGATCATCTTTAAGGAAAACATCAGTATCAGCTCAGAGCAG CTGGCACAGTTCCGCAGTCTTCTATCAAATGTGGAAGGTGATAAAGAAGTCCCCATTAAGCACAACAACCGACCACCCCAGCCTCTGAAGGGCAGAACAGTGAAAGCTTCATTCTGA